One stretch of Hymenobacter chitinivorans DSM 11115 DNA includes these proteins:
- a CDS encoding glycosyltransferase family 2 protein produces the protein MHFALITPSHNRRQYLPEAIASVQASVSAPLDFSREHLIYENGSTDGSREWLQQLQQPDLRYWTTPEKVRAGLARNRLIEQAPAGAWLVPLDDDDILLQRCLYHYAALIEQHPEQPWFVADFLRMDQDRRYLPNEDYYAWRFDSPVAMLHAIFKAEHFIQGNVCYSRALFDQVGGYDAELAMAEDLDLYVRFLLAGHLPVLSPHISHLHRFHSSNVSIGVDAGKHNEDLRVIYDKYAAQLKALGVERPG, from the coding sequence ATGCATTTCGCCCTGATTACCCCTAGCCACAACCGTCGGCAGTACTTGCCCGAAGCCATTGCCAGCGTGCAGGCCAGCGTCAGCGCCCCGCTGGATTTCTCCCGGGAGCACCTGATTTACGAGAATGGCTCGACCGACGGCAGCCGCGAGTGGCTGCAGCAACTCCAGCAGCCCGATCTGCGCTACTGGACCACCCCGGAAAAAGTGCGGGCCGGCCTGGCCCGCAACCGCCTGATCGAGCAAGCTCCGGCCGGGGCGTGGCTCGTGCCCCTCGACGACGACGATATCCTGCTGCAGCGCTGCCTCTACCACTACGCCGCCCTCATTGAGCAGCACCCGGAGCAGCCCTGGTTTGTGGCCGACTTCCTGCGCATGGACCAGGACCGGCGCTACCTGCCCAATGAGGATTACTACGCCTGGCGCTTCGACTCGCCCGTAGCCATGCTGCACGCCATTTTCAAGGCCGAGCACTTCATTCAGGGCAACGTGTGCTACAGCCGCGCCTTGTTCGACCAAGTGGGCGGCTACGACGCCGAGCTGGCTATGGCCGAGGATTTGGACCTGTACGTGCGGTTTCTGCTGGCCGGGCACCTGCCAGTGTTGTCGCCCCACATCAGCCACCTGCACCGTTTCCACAGCAGCAACGTCAGCATCGGCGTAGATGCGGGTAAGCACAACGAGGACCTGCGGGTGATTTACGACAAGTACGCCGCGCAGCTCAAAGCGCTAGGGGTGGAGCGGCCGGGCTAA
- a CDS encoding LysM peptidoglycan-binding domain-containing protein → MTSMFRLPAAAAFVLAVLAAAPAPADKITTEQLLTRLSSSIENLKTLRCTVQARERLEGNKYQAARSTMKIAFSPLKVYVRNQKGVEVLWVTGQNNGDAWVNPNAFPYVTLNLDPNGSVMRRNQHHTVLNAGFGTIADLIKGSNLRQDHAYERSFRYTGDSVVAGRACHVLRSDFPQFRYVTYKPAKAESISRIADRFGCGEYRIMERNGLSAEDVVPAGKALQVPNSYGRRTIVCVDQKTYLPTVVQVNDDKGLFEKFEFSEVVANQPIPAAEFSKDYKDYKF, encoded by the coding sequence ATGACTTCTATGTTCCGGCTCCCAGCCGCAGCGGCGTTTGTGTTGGCCGTCCTGGCTGCCGCCCCGGCGCCCGCCGATAAGATTACCACCGAGCAGCTGCTAACCCGCCTGTCAAGCTCCATCGAAAACCTGAAAACCCTGCGCTGCACCGTGCAAGCCCGTGAGCGGCTCGAAGGCAACAAGTACCAGGCGGCCCGCTCCACGATGAAAATTGCCTTCAGTCCGCTGAAAGTGTACGTGCGCAACCAAAAAGGCGTGGAAGTACTCTGGGTGACGGGCCAGAACAACGGCGACGCCTGGGTGAACCCCAACGCCTTTCCCTACGTGACGCTCAACCTGGACCCCAACGGTTCGGTGATGCGCCGCAACCAGCACCACACCGTGCTCAACGCGGGCTTCGGCACCATTGCCGACCTGATTAAGGGCTCCAACCTGCGCCAGGACCACGCCTACGAGCGGAGCTTCCGCTACACCGGCGACTCGGTGGTGGCCGGTCGGGCCTGCCACGTGCTGCGCTCCGACTTCCCCCAGTTTCGCTACGTGACCTACAAGCCGGCCAAGGCCGAGTCCATTTCCCGCATTGCCGACCGGTTTGGCTGCGGCGAGTACCGCATTATGGAGCGCAACGGCCTGTCGGCGGAGGATGTAGTGCCGGCCGGCAAGGCTCTGCAGGTGCCCAACAGCTACGGCCGCCGCACCATCGTCTGCGTCGACCAGAAAACGTACTTGCCCACCGTGGTGCAGGTAAACGACGACAAGGGCCTGTTCGAGAAGTTCGAATTTTCGGAGGTGGTAGCTAATCAGCCGATTCCAGCCGCCGAGTTTTCAAAAGACTACAAGGACTACAAGTTCTAA
- a CDS encoding SDR family oxidoreductase, producing MSAYSQPMLRDNALQGKTIVVTGGGTGLGRAMTTYFLQLGANVTISSRKLDVLEKTAEELRQQTGGKVLAVQCDVRKYDEVEAMLQKTIDEFGGVDVLLNNAAGNFISPTERLSHKAFDVIVDIVLRGSYNCTLAFGKRWIADKKPGTILNIVTTYASVGSAYVVPSAAAKAGVLAMTRSLAVEWAKYGIRSNAIAPGPFPTEGAWSRLFPAPLAQKLDPAASVPLKRVGEYQELANLAAYLVSDFSAYVNGEVVTIDGGEWLNGAGEFNKLELIPAPMWDEIEKAMRGNR from the coding sequence ATGTCAGCCTACTCTCAACCCATGCTCCGCGACAATGCCCTGCAGGGCAAAACCATCGTCGTGACGGGCGGCGGCACTGGCCTGGGCCGGGCCATGACCACCTACTTTCTGCAGCTGGGCGCCAACGTAACTATCAGTAGCCGCAAGCTCGACGTGCTGGAAAAAACGGCGGAGGAGCTCCGGCAGCAAACCGGCGGTAAGGTGCTGGCCGTGCAGTGCGACGTGCGCAAGTACGACGAGGTAGAGGCCATGCTGCAAAAGACCATCGACGAGTTTGGTGGCGTCGACGTGCTACTGAACAACGCCGCCGGCAACTTCATTTCGCCCACCGAGCGGCTCTCCCACAAAGCTTTCGACGTCATTGTCGACATTGTGCTGCGGGGTTCCTACAACTGCACCTTGGCCTTCGGTAAGCGCTGGATTGCCGATAAAAAGCCCGGTACCATTCTTAACATCGTCACGACCTACGCTTCCGTGGGCTCGGCCTACGTGGTGCCCTCGGCGGCCGCCAAAGCCGGCGTGCTGGCCATGACCCGCTCCCTGGCCGTGGAATGGGCCAAGTACGGTATTCGCTCCAACGCCATTGCCCCCGGCCCGTTCCCGACGGAAGGCGCCTGGAGCCGCCTGTTTCCGGCCCCGTTGGCGCAGAAGCTCGACCCGGCCGCCTCGGTGCCGCTCAAGCGCGTGGGCGAGTACCAGGAACTGGCCAACCTGGCCGCCTACCTCGTGTCCGATTTCTCGGCCTATGTCAACGGCGAAGTCGTGACCATCGACGGAGGCGAATGGCTCAACGGGGCCGGGGAGTTCAACAAGCTGGAGCTGATTCCGGCCCCCATGTGGGACGAAATCGAAAAAGCTATGCGCGGCAACCGCTAG
- a CDS encoding Rossmann-fold NAD(P)-binding domain-containing protein codes for MTAPSSSPAALPTVAVLGCGWLGLPLAQSLVAAGYPVVGSTTTPKQLLTLRDAGITPYLLRLGPDFSATDADTLRAMLAGVQVLVLNVPPSKAGPAGYPALLRPVGSAVAAAGVKYVLFVSSTSVYPDEPRPMREADALASAEAASDLLRAEGQFTSAQGQWQTTVVRLSGLIGPERPPGRFLAGRQDVPNGDAPVNLIHLHDCIGLLTSIIQQNAWGYTFNASAAQHLRRREFYPAAAQQLGLAAPVFQPDSAGGKTIDSSLIRRTLDYEFRHDDLLAALASC; via the coding sequence ATGACTGCCCCTTCCTCCTCTCCTGCTGCTCTTCCTACTGTTGCCGTGCTGGGCTGCGGCTGGCTGGGCCTGCCCCTGGCCCAAAGCCTGGTAGCGGCCGGCTACCCCGTGGTGGGCTCCACCACTACGCCCAAGCAGCTGCTCACCCTGCGCGACGCGGGCATTACGCCCTACCTGCTGCGCCTGGGCCCCGATTTTAGTGCGACCGACGCCGACACGTTGCGGGCTATGCTGGCCGGGGTGCAGGTGCTGGTGCTCAACGTGCCGCCCAGCAAGGCCGGCCCGGCCGGCTACCCCGCCCTGCTGCGGCCGGTGGGCAGCGCCGTGGCGGCGGCCGGCGTGAAATACGTGCTATTCGTAAGCTCCACGAGCGTGTACCCCGATGAGCCCCGCCCCATGCGGGAAGCCGACGCCCTGGCCTCGGCCGAAGCTGCCTCCGACCTGCTGCGGGCCGAAGGACAGTTCACGTCGGCCCAGGGCCAGTGGCAAACCACAGTAGTGCGCCTGAGCGGGCTGATTGGCCCCGAGCGCCCCCCGGGCCGCTTTCTGGCCGGCCGCCAAGATGTGCCCAATGGCGACGCCCCCGTCAACCTGATTCACCTCCACGACTGTATCGGCTTGCTAACGAGTATTATCCAGCAAAACGCCTGGGGCTATACCTTCAACGCCAGTGCGGCCCAGCACCTGCGGCGACGGGAGTTTTACCCGGCCGCCGCCCAGCAGCTGGGCCTGGCCGCCCCGGTTTTCCAGCCCGACTCGGCCGGGGGCAAAACCATCGACAGCAGCCTGATTCGCCGCACCCTGGATTACGAGTTCCGGCACGACGACCTTCTAGCGGCCCTGGCTTCCTGCTAG
- a CDS encoding BaiN/RdsA family NAD(P)/FAD-dependent oxidoreductase has translation MNTDKRTVVVLGGGAAGFFGAIACAEANPAARVLLVEKTGKLLSKVRVSGGGRCNVTHACFSAAQLVQHYPRGGKKLKEPFQQFGAQDTVHWFAQRGVALKTEADGRMFPTTDSSETIAQALLDAARQAGVHILLNTTAEQFIPLPEGGFQVQLTGVHAQTLTAQRLLVATGGVPKTEGYNWLRQLGHTIAEPVPSLFTFNVPESPLKELMGVSVPHARVVIAGEKLDYEGPLLITHWGVSGPAVLKLSAWGARRLHELSYTGTALVNWIPTYNEETLRQWLHTFRDENGKKVVLVNPLFGLPQRLWRALVEQAGIGADVRWSELPAKPQNRLIELLLRMPLAVRGKTTFKEEFVTCGGVVLSEVNMKTMESRLVPGLHFAGEVLDIDGITGGFNFQAAWTTGYLAGQAMSR, from the coding sequence GTGAATACTGATAAACGGACGGTCGTGGTGCTGGGCGGCGGGGCGGCAGGCTTTTTTGGGGCCATTGCCTGCGCTGAGGCCAACCCCGCGGCCCGCGTGCTGCTGGTGGAGAAAACCGGCAAGCTGTTGAGCAAAGTGCGGGTGTCGGGCGGGGGGCGCTGCAACGTGACCCACGCCTGCTTTTCGGCGGCCCAGCTGGTGCAGCACTACCCGCGGGGCGGCAAAAAGCTCAAGGAGCCCTTCCAGCAGTTCGGGGCCCAGGACACGGTGCACTGGTTTGCGCAGCGCGGCGTAGCGCTCAAAACCGAAGCCGACGGCCGCATGTTTCCCACCACCGACTCGTCGGAAACCATTGCCCAGGCCCTGCTCGACGCGGCCCGACAGGCCGGCGTACACATCCTGCTCAATACCACTGCCGAGCAGTTCATTCCCCTGCCCGAGGGTGGCTTTCAGGTGCAGCTCACCGGGGTTCACGCCCAGACGCTGACGGCCCAGCGCCTGCTCGTTGCCACCGGCGGCGTGCCCAAAACTGAGGGCTACAACTGGCTGCGGCAGCTGGGCCATACCATTGCCGAGCCGGTGCCGTCGTTGTTTACTTTCAACGTGCCCGAGTCGCCGCTCAAGGAGCTCATGGGCGTGAGCGTGCCCCACGCCCGAGTGGTTATTGCCGGCGAAAAGCTCGATTATGAAGGTCCCTTGCTCATTACTCACTGGGGCGTGAGCGGGCCGGCCGTGCTCAAGCTCTCGGCCTGGGGCGCCCGGCGCCTGCACGAGCTGAGCTACACCGGCACGGCCCTCGTCAACTGGATTCCGACCTACAACGAGGAAACCCTGCGCCAGTGGCTGCACACCTTCCGCGACGAGAACGGCAAGAAAGTGGTACTGGTCAACCCGCTCTTTGGCTTACCCCAGCGCCTGTGGCGGGCCCTGGTGGAGCAGGCCGGTATCGGGGCGGATGTGCGCTGGAGTGAACTGCCGGCCAAGCCCCAGAACCGCCTCATTGAGTTGCTGCTGCGCATGCCCCTGGCCGTGCGCGGAAAAACCACTTTCAAGGAAGAATTCGTGACCTGCGGGGGCGTGGTGCTAAGCGAAGTGAATATGAAAACCATGGAAAGCCGCCTGGTGCCCGGTCTGCACTTCGCCGGGGAGGTGCTCGATATCGACGGCATCACCGGGGGCTTCAACTTCCAGGCCGCCTGGACCACGGGGTATCTGGCCGGCCAAGCCATGAGCCGATAA
- a CDS encoding ferritin-like domain-containing protein, whose amino-acid sequence MEAKATQALLNELLETLKDGEKGYSTATADVEDHDLKQVFKKYAVQRDGFLTELEDQMHQLNLKADEESSITGTVHRAFINLKAAITSKSRESILNECERGEDYAVKAYQTALKAEGLPGQLKTIIEKQYQGIQEAHNEIRSLRDAAAAK is encoded by the coding sequence ATGGAAGCCAAAGCAACCCAAGCCCTGCTCAACGAACTGCTCGAAACGCTGAAAGACGGCGAAAAAGGTTATTCTACCGCCACCGCCGACGTCGAAGATCATGACCTGAAGCAGGTATTCAAGAAGTACGCCGTACAGCGCGACGGTTTCCTGACCGAGCTCGAAGATCAGATGCACCAGCTCAACCTGAAAGCCGATGAGGAAAGCTCGATTACGGGCACCGTGCACCGCGCCTTCATCAACCTGAAAGCGGCCATCACCAGCAAAAGCCGGGAAAGCATTCTGAACGAGTGCGAGCGGGGCGAAGACTACGCCGTAAAAGCCTACCAGACGGCCCTGAAAGCCGAAGGTCTGCCCGGCCAACTCAAGACCATCATTGAAAAGCAGTATCAGGGCATCCAGGAAGCCCACAATGAGATTCGCTCCCTGCGCGACGCTGCCGCCGCGAAGTAA
- a CDS encoding DEAD/DEAH box helicase, producing MEKVKFEELNLSEELQRAIAELGYEEASPIQTAAIPVLLEGKDVIGQAQTGTGKTAAFGIPAIEGVDTNNRAVQVLILCPTRELAVQVSGEIQKLGKYKRGLAVVPIYGGQSYDRQFQALERGVQIVIGTPGRVMDHLERGTLKLDQVKKIILDEADEMLDMGFRDDIEVVLSKMPEDRQTVFFSATMSKPIMELTKKYQTNPQIVKVNHQELTVTNIEQMYYEVRNPMKKDVLSRIIDMYNLKSTIVFCNTKRMVDECVAELQARGYFADGLHGDMGQQQRQNTLDKFRKGTLEILVATDVAARGIDVENVEAVVNYDLPADEEYYVHRIGRTGRAGKLGKAFTFVSGRDIYKLRDIMRYTKANIKQERIPSFEDVSEVKTTLFLAQIKEIIEKGKLEKYVARVQRLLDQEEEITSLDVAAALLRMTMKEDKQAEKSLEVGRQQGAVRPGFTRLFVTMGKKDRVHPRDIVDLIAENTALTGSKVGDIALYDKFSFVEVPSEFAEEITTKLGRTSIQGRPVSFNIATPRQEGDAQQEGNTRGPGGFGGGEDRPRRTGGYGERREGGFGGNRGGSYGERREGGFNRGGSSFGGNREGGYRGNSGGSSYGGGYKGNRDGGSSYGGGYKGKRDNDGGGFRGGNRSEGPAPRPRQDFDE from the coding sequence ATGGAAAAAGTAAAATTTGAAGAGTTAAATCTCTCCGAGGAACTTCAGCGCGCCATTGCTGAGCTCGGCTACGAAGAAGCATCCCCCATCCAAACGGCCGCCATTCCGGTTCTGCTCGAAGGCAAGGACGTAATTGGCCAGGCCCAGACCGGCACCGGCAAAACCGCCGCGTTCGGCATTCCCGCCATCGAAGGCGTCGATACCAACAACCGCGCCGTGCAGGTGCTGATTCTGTGCCCCACCCGCGAGTTGGCCGTCCAGGTTTCGGGCGAAATCCAGAAGCTGGGTAAATACAAGCGTGGCCTGGCCGTAGTGCCGATTTACGGTGGCCAGAGCTACGACCGGCAGTTCCAGGCCCTGGAGCGCGGCGTGCAGATCGTCATTGGTACCCCCGGCCGCGTAATGGACCACCTGGAGCGTGGTACGTTGAAGCTGGACCAGGTAAAGAAAATCATCCTCGATGAGGCCGACGAAATGCTCGACATGGGCTTCCGCGACGACATCGAAGTGGTACTGAGCAAGATGCCCGAAGACCGCCAGACGGTGTTCTTCTCGGCTACGATGAGCAAGCCGATTATGGAGCTCACCAAAAAGTACCAGACCAACCCGCAGATCGTAAAAGTCAACCACCAGGAGCTGACCGTTACGAACATCGAGCAGATGTACTATGAGGTGCGCAACCCAATGAAAAAGGACGTTTTGTCCCGCATCATTGACATGTACAACCTCAAGTCGACCATCGTCTTCTGCAACACGAAGCGCATGGTAGACGAGTGCGTGGCTGAACTGCAGGCCCGCGGCTACTTCGCCGACGGTTTGCACGGCGACATGGGTCAGCAGCAGCGTCAGAACACACTCGACAAGTTCCGCAAAGGCACGCTCGAAATCCTGGTAGCTACCGACGTAGCCGCCCGCGGTATCGACGTGGAGAATGTGGAAGCCGTAGTCAACTACGACCTGCCCGCCGACGAGGAGTACTACGTGCACCGTATCGGCCGCACGGGCCGCGCCGGCAAGCTGGGCAAGGCCTTCACCTTCGTCAGCGGCCGCGACATCTACAAGCTGCGCGACATCATGCGCTACACCAAGGCCAACATCAAGCAGGAGCGTATTCCGTCGTTTGAGGATGTGTCGGAGGTGAAAACCACGCTCTTCCTGGCCCAGATCAAGGAAATCATTGAGAAAGGCAAGCTGGAGAAGTACGTAGCCCGCGTGCAGCGCCTGCTCGATCAGGAAGAAGAAATTACTTCCCTCGACGTGGCCGCCGCTCTGCTGCGCATGACGATGAAGGAAGACAAGCAGGCTGAAAAAAGCCTCGAAGTGGGTCGTCAGCAAGGCGCCGTGCGCCCGGGCTTCACCCGCCTCTTCGTCACGATGGGCAAGAAAGACCGGGTTCACCCCCGCGACATCGTAGATCTGATTGCCGAAAACACGGCCCTGACCGGCAGCAAAGTCGGTGACATTGCCCTCTACGACAAGTTCAGCTTCGTGGAAGTGCCTTCGGAGTTTGCCGAGGAAATCACGACCAAGCTGGGCCGCACCTCGATTCAGGGTCGTCCGGTGTCGTTCAACATTGCTACGCCCCGCCAAGAAGGTGATGCCCAGCAGGAGGGCAATACCCGTGGCCCCGGCGGCTTCGGTGGCGGAGAGGACCGTCCGCGCCGGACGGGTGGTTACGGCGAGCGTCGCGAAGGCGGCTTCGGTGGCAACCGCGGTGGTAGCTACGGTGAGCGTCGCGAAGGCGGCTTCAACCGTGGTGGTAGCTCATTCGGTGGCAACCGGGAAGGTGGTTACCGCGGCAACAGCGGCGGCAGCTCCTACGGCGGGGGCTACAAAGGCAACCGCGACGGGGGCAGCTCCTACGGTGGTGGCTACAAGGGCAAGCGCGACAACGACGGCGGCGGATTCCGCGGCGGCAACCGTAGTGAAGGTCCGGCTCCCCGCCCGCGTCAGGATTTCGACGAATAG
- a CDS encoding cold-shock protein, with the protein MQTGTVKFFNDTKGFGFIKSDENGQDIFVHVSDLVDEIRENDKVQFDVAQGKKGLNAVKVSLV; encoded by the coding sequence ATGCAAACAGGAACAGTAAAATTCTTCAATGACACCAAGGGCTTTGGTTTCATTAAATCTGACGAAAACGGTCAGGACATCTTCGTACACGTAAGTGACCTGGTTGACGAGATTCGTGAGAACGACAAAGTGCAATTCGACGTTGCACAGGGTAAAAAAGGCCTGAATGCCGTAAAGGTATCGCTGGTTTAA
- a CDS encoding acyl-CoA thioesterase, whose translation MSDTAASFRFSRLLTVVEADIDELNHVNNVQYVQFVQDTAAAHWHAAFPVGEREQYIWVVLEHRVRYHKPAFLGEELRCTTWIGEVRGAQSQRFVRIERATDGALLCEAETQWVLLDPATQRPKRVTPEVEQRLRVAV comes from the coding sequence ATGTCCGATACTGCCGCTTCCTTCCGCTTCTCCCGCCTGCTCACCGTGGTCGAGGCCGACATTGACGAGCTCAACCACGTCAACAACGTGCAGTACGTGCAGTTTGTGCAGGACACGGCTGCCGCGCACTGGCACGCGGCGTTTCCCGTGGGCGAGCGGGAGCAGTATATCTGGGTGGTACTGGAGCACCGGGTCCGCTACCATAAGCCGGCTTTTCTGGGCGAGGAGCTGCGCTGCACCACCTGGATTGGCGAAGTGCGCGGGGCCCAGTCTCAGCGCTTCGTGCGCATCGAGCGGGCCACCGACGGGGCGTTGCTCTGCGAGGCCGAAACCCAGTGGGTACTGCTGGACCCGGCGACGCAGCGGCCGAAACGGGTGACGCCGGAGGTGGAGCAGCGGCTGCGGGTGGCGGTGTAG